Proteins encoded within one genomic window of Gasterosteus aculeatus chromosome 18, fGasAcu3.hap1.1, whole genome shotgun sequence:
- the lpgat1 gene encoding acyl-CoA:lysophosphatidylglycerol acyltransferase 1: MAQLLDGAGELGWVLLKSVIRFVFMVFNNCAAIPSYCLYLVLLQPLRIWDSSAFWHIEGIMFKWLLAMVSSWGWIAGYTVTEWGDDVRPISEEEAMVIVNHQSTGDVCTLMMCLQDKGMVVQKMMWLMDHVFKYTNFGLVSLIHGDFFIRQGKAHRDKQLIYLKDHLEKYYHSRNRKWIVLFPEGGFLRKRRETSQLFAKKHDLPHLTHVTLPRLGATQVILKTLSAQQENGSVSSESGTPNQRGDNKRKGLQWVVDVTIAYPKARPMDIQTWIFGYRPPTVTHVHYRMYPIKEVPVEAKALTSWLYQRFVEKEELLTHFYDKGSFPSQDGQKEAASRPMILDPVWLCAIQSFAFASAYIWYSVLQYLYCCLF; the protein is encoded by the exons ATGGCACAGCTGTTGGACGGGGCCGGCGAGCTGGGCTGGGTTCTGCTCAAGTCCGTGATCCGCTTCGTGTTCATGGTCTTCAACAACTGTGCGGCCATCCCGTCCTACTGCTTGTACCTAGTGCTCCTCCAGCCGCTCAGAATATGGGACAGCTCCGCTTTCTGGCACATCGAAGGAATCATGTTCAAGTGGCTGCTGGCCATGGTGTCCTCGTGGGGCTGGATCGCAGGTTACACAG TAACGGAATGGGGTGACGATGTACGGCCCATCTCTGAAGAAGAAGCAATGGTCATCGTCAACCACCAGTCCACGGGAGACGTGTGCACCCTCATGATGTGCCTGCAAGACAAGGGCATG gTGGTACAGAAAATGATGTGGTTGATGGACCATGTGTTCAAATACACCAACTTTGGCCTAGTGTCCCTGATCCACGGGGACTTCTTCATCAGACAG GGTAAAGCTCACCGAGACAAGCAGCTGATTTACCTGAAAGATCACTTAGAGAAATACTACCACAGCCGCAACAGGAAGTGGATAGTGCTGTTCCCGGAGGGTGGCTTCCTGCGAAAGCGGCGGGAAACCAGCCAGTTGTTTGCCAAGAAGCACGATCTCCCCCACTTGACCCACGTCACGTTGCCTCGTCTCGGGGCCACCCAAGTTATCCTGAAAACTCTGTCGGCCCAGCAGGAGAACGGCAGCGTGAGCAGCGAGTCCGGGACCCCCAACCAGAGAG GTGATAATAAACGTAAAGGCCTGCAGTGGGTGGTAGATGTGACCATAGCGTACCCCAAAGCGAGACCCATGGACATCCAGACCTGGATCTTTGGCTACAGACCACCTACAGTCACACATGTACACTACAG GATGTACCCAATAAAAGAGGTTCCTGTGGAGGCGAAGGCCCTCACCTCCTGGCTGTACCAGAGGTTTGTGGAGAAAGAAGAGCTGCTGACCCACTTCTACGACAAAG GATCATTTCCCTCTCAAGACGGCCAGAAGGAGGCCGCGTCCCGACCGATGATCCTGGACCCCGTGTGGCTGTGCGCTATCCAGTCGTTTGCTTTTGCCTCCGCCTACATCTGGTACAGCGTCCTCCAGTACCTCTACTGCTGTCTATTCTGA
- the nek2 gene encoding serine/threonine-protein kinase Nek2 — MPSRVEDYEVLFSIGSGSYGRCQKIRRKHDGKILLWKELDYGTMAENEKQMLVSEVNLLRELKNPNIVRYYDRIIDRTTTTLYIIMEYCEGGDLSSLITRCIKERRYLEEQFVLRVTAQLTLALKECHRRSDGRAAVLHRDLKPANIFLDIRQNVKLGDFGLARILNHDTSFAKTFVGTPYYMSPEQMDRMSYNEKSDIWSLGCLLYELCALSPPFTACNQKELAERIREGKFKRIPYRYSEELNALICKMLNLKDYLRPSVESILQSSLLADAVAEEERRAQVRLRRRSADSDCPLNRPSEPAPTSAAELELRKQAVQEREKALKEREERLEKREQELCLREQLSNERLARAESLLKSYTRLQRPKDVEPFYGRDIDVENLSPGKKKVHFAGESKENQRPKSHRSESSQELISRRLKAAKLRA; from the exons ATGCCGTCCCGTGTTGAGGACTACGAGGTATTGTTTAGTATCGGCTCGGGCTCATATGGAAGATGCCAGAAAATAAGACGGAAACACGATGGGAAA ATCCTGTTGTGGAAGGAGCTGGACTACGGCACCATGGCAGAGAATGAAAAGCAGATGCTGGTGTCTGAGGTGAACCTCCTAAGGGAGCTTAAGAACCCGAACATAGTGCGGTACTACGACCGCATCATAGACCGGACTACCACGACTCTGTACATCATCATGGAGTACTGTGAAGGTGGAGACCTGTCCAGCCTCATCACCCGGTGCATCAAGGAAAG GCGTTATTTAGAGGAGCAGTTTGTCCTGCGCGTCACGGCACAGCTCACGTTGGCCCTGAAGGAGTGCCACAGACGCAGCGATGGCAGAGCGGCGGTTCTTCATCGAGACCTGAAGCCAGCCAACATCTTCCTCGACATCAGACAGAACGTCAAGCTCGGAGACTTTGGCCTTGCAAGGATCCTGAACCATGACACCAGTTTTGCAAAGACATTTGTGGGGACACCTTACTACATGTCGCCA GAACAAATGGACCGAATGTCATACAACGAGAAATCTGATATCTGGtcactgggatgtttgctgtATGAACTGTGTGCATTGtc CCCTCCGTTCACTGCTTGCAACCAAAAAGAGCTGGCGGAGAGGATCAGAGAGGGCAAGTTCAAAAGAATTCCATACCGCTACTCTGAGGAACTGAACGCCTTAATCTGTAAAATGCTCAACCTGAAG GACTATCTGAGGCCCTCTGTGGAGTCCATTCTCCAGAGCAGCCTGTTGGCTGATGCTGttgctgaggaggagaggagggcacAAGTGCGACTCCGAAGGAGGTCGGCAGACTCTGACTGTCCCCTTAACCGGCCGTCTGAACCGGCGCCTACCTCTGCTGCTGAACTTGAACTCAGGAAGCAAGCCGTGCAAGAACGAGAAAAGGCCCTGAAGGAACGCGAGGAGCGGCTGGAGA AAAGGGAGCAGGAGCTTTGTCTTCGTGAGCAACTGTCAAATGAGAGGCTCGCCAG AGCAGAGAGCTTACTGAAGAGTTACACCCGTCTGCAGAGGCCGAAGGATGTGGAGCCGTTCTATGGCAGAGACATAG ATGTGGAGAACCTCTCGCCTGGCAAGAAGAAAGTCCACTTTGCCGGTGAGAGCAAAGAAAACCAGCGGCCCAAAAGCCACCGGAGTGAGTCGTCCCAGGAGCTGATTTCGAGGAGGCTGAAGGCGGCGAAGCTGCGTGCTTAA
- the slc30a1a gene encoding zinc transporter 1a, which produces MTCEPNRVRLLCMLSLTFAFFIVEVVVSRMTSSLSMLSDSFHMLSDVIALVVALVAVRFAEKTHATDKNTFGWIRAEVMGALVNGLFLTALCFTIVLEAVERFTEPHEIETPLVVAGVGAAGLLINLLGLCLFRGHAGGGHGHSHGGHSHGNKNKRGKTGKSQKAGNGSSGEETNNLVASHNSPGDARPRNEISSTDSADVQMNGSPHFEEMEHDAASQLNMRGVFLHVLGDALGSVIVVVNSLIFTFVWQPCGKEEMCVNPCINSHISDHQHVNHTLVNLLEGTTMSAMKYAGPCWVLYLDPTLCIIMVCILLYTTYPLLKESALILLQTVPKQINMNRLNQRLLGLEGVLAIHELHIWQLAGSRIIATAHIKCHDPTSYMEVAKRIKDFFHDEGIHATTIQPEFVTFNSESRDSLCELSCRTQCAPKLCCGSADKPNAGSDKKASSYCKAASASGLEVIVETPEQAAGVEAGTRSEAAITVAREVESSL; this is translated from the exons ATGACTTGTGAGCCTAATCGCGTGCGGCTGCTATGCATGCTCTCGTTGACGTTTGCTTTTTTCATCGTGGAAGTGGTGGTCAGTCGGATGACTTCGTCTCTGTCAATGCTGTCGGACTCCTTTCATATGTTGTCGGACGTCATCGCGCTGGTCGTCGCTTTGGTCGCGGTGCGATTCGCCGAGAAAACCCACGCGACCGACAAAAACACCTTCGGGTGGATCCGGGCCGAGGTGATGGGGGCTCTTGTCAACGGCCTCTTCCTCACGGCGCTGTGCTTCACCATCGTCCTGGAGGCTGTGGAGCGTTTCACGGAGCCCCACGAGATCGAGACTCCGCTGGTGGTCGCCGGGGTCGGCGCCGCGGGGCTCCTGATCAACCTGCTCGGGCTCTGCCTGTTCCGCGGGCACGCCGGCGGAGGACACGGACACTCCCACGGAGGTCACTCTCACGGAAATAAGAACAAGAGGGGGAAAACCGGGAAGTCCCAGAAGGCTGGCAACGGGTCCTCGGGAGAGGAGACCAACAACCTGGTGGCGAGTCACAACAGCCCGGGGGATGCGAGGCCGAGAAACG aAATCAGCTCTACGGACAGCGCAGATGTGCAGATGAACGGCAGCCCCCACTTTGAGGAGATGGAGCATGACGCCGCGTCGCAGCTTAACATGCGCGGGGTTTTCCTGCACGTGTTGGGCGACGCCCTGGGCTCTGTCATTGTGGTGGTCAATTCTTTAATCTTCACCTTCGTGTGGCAGCCCTGCGGAAAAGAGGAGATGTGTGTGAACCCGTGTATCAACAGCCACATTTCGGACCACCAGCATGTCAACCACACGCTGGTCAACCTGCTGGAAGGTACCACCATGTCTGCCATGAAGTACGCCGGACCCTGCTGGGTTCTCTACCTGGACCCCACGCTCTGCATCATCATGGTGTGCATCCTGCTGTATACTACCTACCCGCTGCTCAAAGAGTCCGCCCTCATCCTCCTGCAGACCGTGCCCAAGCAGATCAACATGAACCGGCTCAACCAGCGCCTGCTGGGCCTGGAAGGTGTCCTGGCTATCCACGAGCTGCACATCTGGCAGTTGGCCGGCAGCCGCATCATCGCAACGGCGCACATCAAGTGCCACGACCCCACGTCGTACATGGAGGTGGCCAAGCGCATCAAGGACTTCTTCCACGACGAGGGCATCCACGCCACCACCATCCAGCCCGAGTTCGTCACGTTCAACTCCGAGTCCCGGGACTCCCTCTGCGAGCTCTCCTGTCGGACTCAATGTGCCCCCAAGTTGTGCTGCGGCTCCGCGGACAAACCCAACGCGGGCTCTGATAAGAAGGCCAGCAGTTACTGCAAAGCCGCTTCCGCTTCAGGCCTGGAGGTGATCGTCGAGACCCCGGAGCAGGCTGCAGGGGTGGAGGCGGGCACTCGGTCAGAAGCCGCGATCACCGTCGCTCGAGAGGTGGAGTCGTCTCTGTGA